A region from the bacterium genome encodes:
- a CDS encoding YbaB/EbfC family nucleoid-associated protein: protein MKGMKDIMKQVQKMQSKILQIQEELAARTATASAGGGMVTATVNGQKEVVEIKIDPEVINPDDVEMLEDLIQAAVNEAMTRVSEMVEDEMKKITGGLNIPGLF from the coding sequence ATGAAGGGTATGAAAGATATCATGAAGCAAGTTCAAAAGATGCAGTCGAAGATACTCCAGATACAGGAGGAATTAGCCGCACGGACCGCTACCGCCAGTGCAGGGGGTGGGATGGTAACGGCCACAGTCAATGGACAAAAGGAGGTTGTGGAGATAAAGATTGATCCGGAAGTGATTAACCCGGATGATGTAGAGATGCTTGAAGACTTGATTCAAGCGGCGGTCAATGAAGCGATGACCCGGGTTTCTGAAATGGTTGAAGATGAAATGAAGAAAATCACCGGCGGTCTTAATATTCCGGGGCTGTTTTAA
- a CDS encoding HigA family addiction module antitoxin, with the protein MIRIPTNRAPTHPGEMLLEEFLNPMRLTQRQMANAIHVPYQQINDIVNQRRGMTPRIALRLARFFGTSADFWMNVQLRWDLYVAQRAETEELKAIKPYLRLTHAIG; encoded by the coding sequence ATGATTCGTATACCTACGAACCGGGCGCCGACGCATCCCGGAGAGATGCTCTTGGAGGAATTCCTGAATCCGATGAGACTGACGCAACGTCAGATGGCAAACGCCATTCATGTTCCCTACCAACAGATAAACGATATTGTCAATCAGCGTAGGGGCATGACACCAAGGATAGCTTTGCGCTTAGCAAGGTTCTTCGGGACGAGTGCCGATTTCTGGATGAATGTGCAGCTTCGGTGGGACTTGTACGTTGCGCAGCGGGCAGAGACAGAGGAGTTGAAGGCCATAAAGCCGTACTTGCGCCTTACCCATGCCATAGGATAG
- a CDS encoding DUF1343 domain-containing protein — protein sequence MEQRINKQSTESRVQNPESNPPSAAIRHPIRPGLSCLLEERSDILKGRSIGLITNITGVDEKERRNIDILWARDDWKLTALFSPEHGLKSDVLDGIPVDSAFDPSKRLPVYSLYGDHKQPTPEMLSGIDLLIFDIQDIGVRYYTYITTLGLAMEAAAREGIPFVVCDRPNPITGKRVEGNILDLKFRSFVGYYPLPIRYGMSIGELALLFNQKYEIGAELEVVKVEGWKREMWFDETSLPWIPPSPDMPGLNTAILYPGTCLFEGTNVSEGRGTSTPFELIGAPWLDGKRLAEGLNSLALPGVRFRPAFFRPTRSKYTEVNCSGVKIVVLDRESIDSIRTGLNILALIKKDYETKFSWSKREGTYFFDRLIGTDQVRQQLEAGCPVETIMAFWLDEKSRFLMTRRTYLLYD from the coding sequence GTGGAGCAGCGAATAAACAAACAGAGCACCGAGTCCAGAGTCCAGAACCCAGAAAGTAATCCGCCATCCGCCGCCATCCGCCATCCGATAAGGCCTGGGCTGAGTTGTCTTTTAGAAGAAAGATCAGATATACTTAAGGGTCGGTCTATTGGCCTCATTACCAATATCACCGGGGTGGATGAAAAGGAAAGAAGAAACATAGACATTCTGTGGGCCAGAGATGATTGGAAACTAACGGCCCTCTTTTCTCCTGAACACGGTTTAAAAAGCGATGTCCTGGATGGCATTCCGGTTGACTCTGCCTTTGATCCTTCTAAAAGATTGCCTGTTTACAGCCTTTATGGAGATCACAAGCAGCCAACGCCGGAGATGCTGTCCGGAATCGACCTCTTGATTTTTGATATTCAGGATATTGGTGTCCGCTATTATACCTATATTACCACCTTAGGTCTGGCTATGGAAGCCGCAGCCAGAGAGGGCATTCCCTTTGTGGTTTGTGATCGTCCTAATCCTATAACCGGCAAAAGGGTAGAAGGAAATATTCTTGATCTTAAATTTAGGTCCTTTGTCGGATATTACCCCCTTCCGATAAGATACGGCATGAGCATTGGTGAGCTGGCCTTGCTTTTCAACCAGAAATATGAAATCGGAGCCGAGTTGGAAGTAGTTAAAGTTGAGGGCTGGAAGAGGGAGATGTGGTTTGATGAAACCAGTCTTCCCTGGATACCTCCCTCTCCGGATATGCCAGGATTAAATACTGCTATCCTCTATCCTGGAACTTGCCTCTTTGAAGGCACCAATGTCTCTGAAGGAAGAGGCACCTCGACACCTTTTGAGTTAATTGGCGCCCCCTGGCTGGATGGGAAAAGACTGGCCGAAGGGTTAAACTCCTTAGCTCTTCCCGGGGTAAGATTTAGGCCTGCTTTTTTCAGACCGACCCGATCCAAATACACCGAGGTAAATTGCAGCGGCGTAAAGATAGTAGTGCTTGATCGTGAAAGCATCGACTCGATTAGAACAGGGCTTAATATACTCGCCCTTATTAAGAAAGATTACGAAACCAAATTTAGTTGGTCGAAACGGGAGGGCACCTACTTTTTTGATCGACTGATCGGAACCGACCAGGTCCGGCAGCAACTGGAGGCAGGATGTCCCGTGGAAACAATTATGGCCTTCTGGCTGGATGAAAAGAGCCGGTTTCTGATGACCAGAAGGACATATTTGCTTTACGATTAA
- a CDS encoding DUF2281 domain-containing protein, which produces METSDILKEMASLPIEAQKQVVDFIALLKTRYSKGKVIPKTKRVILSDEPFIGMWRGREDMRDSTAWVRSLRRREWESNL; this is translated from the coding sequence ATGGAAACTTCTGATATTCTTAAAGAGATGGCTTCTTTGCCAATAGAAGCACAGAAACAAGTCGTTGATTTTATAGCTCTTCTGAAAACACGTTATTCTAAGGGGAAGGTTATCCCAAAGACCAAGCGAGTCATATTGTCGGATGAACCATTTATAGGCATGTGGCGGGGACGTGAAGATATGCGGGATAGTACAGCATGGGTACGCAGTTTGCGGCGTCGTGAATGGGAGAGTAATTTGTGA
- the pgsA gene encoding CDP-diacylglycerol--glycerol-3-phosphate 3-phosphatidyltransferase has product MLDAGCSMRVKDLVSSLQYRVSNIEYRASSIEDRASRMAGGRAMHLANKLTLTRIILIPLIIILLTQENIYVRFLTLFTFIIAAITDLYDGILARREQKVTTWGKLMDPLADKLLTSAVFISFVGMPELHIPAWMVFLIITREFLVTGLRMLALSEGTVITAGGGGKAKTTSQMVVIIAIFLILLIRSYLQTFLNLTPADMLDRGGWSRYLFWTIEAGPYLLMLITTLLTVLSGLNYLIKYKKLIWA; this is encoded by the coding sequence ATGCTCGATGCGGGATGCTCGATGCGGGTAAAGGATTTAGTCTCCAGTCTTCAGTATCGAGTCTCCAATATCGAGTATCGAGCATCCAGCATCGAGGATCGAGCATCGAGGATGGCGGGAGGCCGCGCTATGCACCTAGCCAATAAATTAACCCTAACGAGGATTATCCTCATCCCTCTTATTATTATCCTTTTGACTCAGGAAAATATCTACGTCCGATTTCTAACCTTATTCACCTTTATAATTGCCGCTATAACCGACCTTTATGATGGAATACTGGCCAGACGTGAGCAAAAAGTTACTACCTGGGGCAAACTGATGGACCCTTTAGCCGACAAACTACTTACCTCGGCTGTCTTCATTTCCTTTGTCGGCATGCCGGAACTCCATATACCGGCCTGGATGGTCTTTCTTATTATTACCAGGGAGTTCCTGGTTACCGGTCTCAGGATGCTGGCCCTCTCTGAAGGGACGGTTATTACTGCCGGCGGCGGAGGAAAGGCTAAGACCACCTCTCAAATGGTGGTCATTATTGCTATTTTTCTCATCCTCTTAATAAGGTCTTATCTGCAAACCTTCCTTAATCTTACCCCGGCCGATATGCTGGACAGAGGCGGCTGGAGTCGATATTTGTTCTGGACTATCGAAGCCGGTCCTTACCTGTTGATGTTGATTACTACTCTCCTTACTGTCCTCTCCGGATTAAACTATTTAATAAAGTATAAGAAGCTCATCTGGGCGTAA
- a CDS encoding type II toxin-antitoxin system RelE/ParE family toxin gives MIQSFKNDGTEDVFNGENTKAARRTCPEAVWKAAMRKLDMLDSVTALRELRVPPGNCLEMLTGDRQGQHSIRINERYRICFVWTESGPDQVEIVDYH, from the coding sequence ATGATACAATCATTCAAGAACGATGGTACTGAAGACGTCTTCAACGGAGAGAACACGAAAGCCGCCAGAAGGACATGTCCGGAAGCGGTCTGGAAAGCAGCCATGCGCAAACTCGATATGCTTGATTCGGTCACTGCCCTTCGAGAACTGCGAGTTCCGCCGGGCAATTGCCTGGAAATGTTGACTGGTGACCGACAGGGGCAGCACAGCATTCGGATCAATGAGCGATACCGCATTTGCTTCGTTTGGACAGAGTCGGGACCTGACCAAGTTGAGATTGTGGACTATCATTAG